In a genomic window of Occallatibacter riparius:
- a CDS encoding TnsA endonuclease C-terminal domain-containing protein, with amino-acid sequence MTGRAIAKRKKAGRGKGKHAEYDPWVHTTDFAAISTCSQITNWKDSRRSHILSFSERKNFLCYDFADVITDIREQYPLELEETIEIAQYLKVPHPRLDGELMVMTVDFYIELNGITYIARDFKLSKHLCKKRVLVKLEIVRRYFALRNIDYGIVTELDIPEVCWWNVNWLHPRRDIDSLYPLTPAQVQRIGTSLSDVIAASREVVLADVCDHCDSELRLFEGASLAVARFMLANKAWTVDMRSKLLEPTQPMLIEVGDLDKLWSRACRTNVSE; translated from the coding sequence ATGACGGGGCGCGCCATTGCCAAGCGCAAGAAAGCTGGGCGGGGAAAGGGTAAGCATGCCGAATACGACCCCTGGGTGCATACAACCGACTTCGCTGCGATTAGCACATGCTCGCAGATCACGAACTGGAAAGACTCACGGCGAAGCCACATTCTGAGCTTCAGTGAGCGAAAGAATTTCTTGTGTTACGACTTCGCGGACGTGATCACCGACATCCGCGAGCAGTACCCTCTCGAACTGGAAGAAACGATTGAGATTGCCCAGTATCTCAAAGTTCCTCATCCGCGCCTAGATGGAGAACTGATGGTGATGACCGTTGATTTCTACATCGAACTCAACGGCATCACGTACATAGCACGCGATTTCAAACTTAGCAAGCATTTATGCAAGAAGAGGGTACTTGTGAAGCTCGAGATCGTGCGCCGGTACTTCGCTCTTCGCAACATCGATTATGGAATTGTCACGGAGTTGGACATCCCAGAGGTTTGCTGGTGGAACGTAAATTGGCTTCACCCACGACGCGACATTGACTCACTTTATCCTTTAACGCCCGCGCAGGTTCAGCGCATTGGGACGTCATTATCTGACGTGATCGCAGCGTCACGGGAGGTTGTTCTGGCCGATGTATGTGATCACTGCGACTCGGAGCTCCGCCTTTTCGAGGGAGCTTCGCTCGCTGTCGCACGCTTCATGCTTGCGAATAAAGCGTGGACTGTGGACATGCGTTCCAAGCTTCTGGAACCTACCCAGCCGATGCTCATCGAAGTAGGCGATCTGGACAAATTGTGGAGCAGGGCATGTCGGACAAATGTCTCCGAATAA
- a CDS encoding 7-cyano-7-deazaguanine synthase yields the protein MKTALLLSGGMDSIAIAFWKRPALTVTVDYGQLASKAEIRASEAVCAVLNIEHHIVRADLSSLGSGDLAGSRPLGIAPVPEWWPFRNQMLITLAAMKLVPLGCDRLMIGCLKTDGFHADGTSRFIEAASDLLEMQEGSLTLVAPAIGLTAPELIKAAKVPLDVLAWAHSCHTSDFACGDCNGCRKHYETFSQLGLPPY from the coding sequence GTGAAGACTGCTCTTCTCCTCTCAGGCGGAATGGACTCGATTGCCATAGCATTTTGGAAGCGGCCCGCCTTGACTGTTACTGTGGACTATGGCCAACTCGCCAGCAAAGCCGAAATACGGGCATCTGAGGCGGTGTGTGCGGTTTTAAACATTGAACACCACATCGTGCGCGCGGATCTAAGCTCGCTCGGAAGCGGTGATCTTGCAGGATCTAGGCCGCTCGGCATCGCTCCAGTTCCTGAATGGTGGCCATTCAGGAACCAGATGCTCATAACACTCGCAGCAATGAAGTTGGTGCCACTTGGCTGTGACCGCCTAATGATTGGGTGCCTAAAAACTGATGGTTTTCACGCAGACGGAACATCAAGATTCATCGAAGCTGCCAGTGATCTCCTCGAGATGCAGGAAGGCTCGTTGACGTTAGTAGCGCCAGCGATCGGTCTGACTGCGCCTGAATTGATTAAAGCTGCGAAAGTACCCCTGGACGTGCTGGCTTGGGCGCACTCCTGTCACACAAGTGATTTCGCCTGCGGCGATTGCAACGGGTGCAGAAAACACTATGAGACTTTTTCACAGTTGGGCTTGCCTCCATACTGA
- a CDS encoding replication protein RepA encodes MLVQTTLPHRAQPGTQYTRTDGDVTLSITDLGGAGLPYGAYPRLILIWMTTEALRTGERKLELGRSLSSFMGRLGLQCTGGHWGTIPRFRDQMERLFGAAISTRWKHEQATEVHVGGSNLLLAEEFDLWWTPQKLLRTPPRSSVTLSQKFFEQLVESPIPLDLRAIRALKQSPLSLDLYTWATRRVSYLERPTLISWAALRRSFGAGYADTPQGRGKFRAKVLDALGRVRWVYSALRFKVEDGGVLLLPSAPHVPKLTK; translated from the coding sequence ATGCTTGTTCAGACAACGCTCCCTCATCGGGCGCAACCAGGGACGCAATACACACGTACCGATGGCGACGTAACACTGTCGATTACGGATCTGGGAGGCGCGGGGCTCCCTTACGGCGCTTATCCACGGCTCATCTTGATCTGGATGACAACCGAAGCTTTGCGAACGGGAGAGCGAAAGCTTGAACTGGGGCGTTCTCTGTCGAGTTTCATGGGGCGGCTCGGCCTGCAATGTACTGGCGGTCATTGGGGAACTATTCCTCGGTTTAGGGATCAGATGGAGCGCCTTTTTGGCGCAGCAATTTCCACACGATGGAAGCACGAGCAAGCCACGGAAGTCCACGTTGGGGGTTCCAACCTTCTGCTTGCGGAAGAATTTGATCTCTGGTGGACGCCACAAAAGCTGTTGCGAACTCCGCCGCGGTCGAGCGTAACGCTGTCCCAAAAGTTCTTTGAACAGCTTGTTGAATCACCCATCCCGCTCGATCTCCGTGCAATCAGGGCACTGAAGCAATCGCCACTGTCTCTCGATTTGTATACCTGGGCAACACGTCGCGTCAGCTATCTGGAGCGCCCTACGCTGATCTCCTGGGCGGCACTGCGCCGGAGCTTCGGGGCCGGGTACGCCGACACACCGCAAGGCCGCGGCAAGTTCCGGGCAAAAGTCCTTGACGCTCTCGGGCGGGTGCGCTGGGTCTATTCGGCGCTGCGTTTTAAGGTCGAAGACGGCGGCGTTCTGCTTCTACCATCGGCTCCGCACGTTCCCAAGCTTACAAAGTGA
- a CDS encoding PfkB family carbohydrate kinase — protein sequence MSNPSINPIRERIHQNDAISVKDDVVLRFGMLEGTAVVDSEFCVYDPQSAFAPERFGDNGSRASRLAIVANRNEIRLMTGLPDPIAAAQSLLLEGAELVVIKGGTEGALVVQASGVSPVPAFESRSSWTIGSGDVFAAIFAARWAGHQDTPEIAAELASRGVAEYAEAMALPIPNADVLRATKRRSVTRKPGRVYLAGPFFSLGQRWIIDELRSSFLGFGLGVFSPVHDVGRGPAEVVGPADLNGLECCDRLFAVLDGLDPGTIFEIGYARRMGLPVYVLAQSVAAEDLKMIQGSGCRIFDDLSTAVHHTVWLV from the coding sequence TTGTCGAACCCGTCGATAAATCCGATACGTGAAAGGATTCACCAGAACGATGCCATCTCAGTCAAGGACGACGTCGTGTTGCGCTTTGGAATGCTCGAAGGCACGGCCGTCGTTGACTCGGAGTTCTGCGTCTATGATCCCCAATCTGCATTTGCGCCCGAGCGTTTCGGGGACAATGGCAGTCGGGCTTCCAGGTTAGCGATAGTTGCCAATCGCAATGAGATTCGTTTGATGACGGGTTTGCCCGATCCGATCGCCGCGGCGCAGTCTTTGTTGCTCGAAGGAGCCGAGCTGGTCGTAATTAAGGGCGGAACAGAAGGGGCTCTCGTTGTTCAGGCGAGTGGAGTTTCTCCAGTACCGGCGTTTGAGTCTAGAAGTTCATGGACCATAGGCTCAGGAGACGTTTTCGCGGCCATATTCGCTGCTCGCTGGGCAGGGCATCAGGATACGCCTGAAATCGCTGCGGAACTCGCCTCAAGAGGTGTGGCTGAATACGCGGAAGCGATGGCACTGCCGATTCCGAACGCCGACGTTCTTCGCGCGACGAAGCGCCGATCCGTGACGAGAAAGCCCGGGAGAGTTTACCTGGCCGGCCCATTTTTCTCCCTCGGACAGCGATGGATCATTGATGAACTGAGAAGCAGTTTCCTGGGATTCGGCCTTGGTGTGTTTTCACCTGTTCATGACGTCGGAAGGGGTCCCGCTGAGGTAGTCGGCCCGGCCGACTTGAATGGCTTGGAATGTTGTGATCGGCTGTTCGCCGTTCTTGATGGATTGGACCCAGGAACGATATTCGAGATCGGCTATGCTCGTCGAATGGGATTGCCCGTGTACGTTTTAGCCCAGTCTGTGGCCGCCGAAGACTTGAAAATGATCCAGGGTTCTGGCTGTCGAATCTTCGATGATTTATCAACGGCAGTTCATCATACCGTGTGGCTAGTGTGA
- a CDS encoding restriction endonuclease, giving the protein MQAVNREAEEAERKKRATQTAFDQRMAEEASRQERQRREAERQEEERKRKLRTLEGLQQLSGTEFEELIASLFRKDGYTVRCCGGSGDEGIDLILQIASDKDVVQCKRWKNDIGSPVVREFYGSMMHANARHGFMITTAAFSQSARSFAKGKPITLISGSDILRWIERDYSARRSAESSERYRGHQSDSASATGTAGSFDPYRILGIRRGASREEIRAAYRREMSNYHPDKVAHLGKELQDLAKVKAQAINRAYSELAGQG; this is encoded by the coding sequence ATGCAAGCAGTCAATCGAGAAGCTGAAGAAGCCGAAAGAAAAAAGCGCGCGACTCAAACAGCTTTCGATCAACGAATGGCCGAAGAGGCATCGCGGCAAGAGCGGCAGCGCCGTGAAGCAGAACGCCAGGAAGAGGAACGAAAGAGAAAGTTGCGAACTTTGGAAGGGCTGCAGCAGCTTTCTGGCACCGAATTTGAGGAGTTGATCGCCTCTTTGTTTCGGAAGGATGGTTACACGGTACGCTGTTGCGGAGGTTCAGGAGACGAAGGCATTGATCTGATCCTTCAGATAGCAAGCGATAAGGATGTTGTGCAGTGCAAACGCTGGAAGAACGATATTGGTTCTCCGGTAGTCCGTGAATTTTATGGATCAATGATGCACGCCAACGCTCGACACGGCTTCATGATCACGACTGCGGCGTTCAGCCAGAGCGCTCGTTCGTTTGCCAAAGGTAAGCCTATTACGTTGATTTCGGGCTCTGACATACTTCGTTGGATCGAGAGAGATTACTCAGCCCGACGGTCCGCGGAATCATCAGAACGCTACCGAGGACATCAATCCGATTCAGCCTCAGCAACTGGCACAGCAGGCTCGTTTGATCCCTACAGGATTCTCGGGATAAGAAGAGGAGCAAGCCGCGAAGAGATTCGCGCTGCATATCGACGGGAAATGTCCAACTACCATCCCGATAAGGTCGCGCATTTGGGGAAGGAACTTCAAGACCTGGCGAAGGTCAAGGCGCAAGCGATCAATAGAGCCTATTCCGAATTGGCTGGCCAGGGCTGA
- a CDS encoding tyrosine-type recombinase/integrase, whose translation MRSREHNAELMSGFCTALADQGVGVRAIRNSRADVEELLRWIEANHGSSLEFADLTERELDLYREHLSQRFRPSTLRRKLATAKVFLGWVQRGSSRRVQSGKYTRGTPSSRREQLRWLNFHEIGQYRTAVEKNGTLEDRLMIAFLADVGLRIKEICGLRWDDVTIRDFSADFRVGEKAKHRVRTVQAVGKTVDLIRDWEREVHSASGLVFEVNGGPISPRSVRRLCERFGRISGLAVTPFELRRSLSVSLRHFRQERGPGLPFHSGALAMDGLDTRVQAARSREKSSYPRRRLVPDDTYMDIVVPEVLITQANDEAVFTSVRSGIRRDRKIREQVLKRANGTCQRCGFRFANPNLLQIHHIVAAAEKRDNVSNCVALCPTCHCLAHYVPEQAEIEIQLLLIVRGERLELSGSRTPLERLSRRSSAVRMRS comes from the coding sequence ATGAGATCTCGGGAGCACAATGCAGAACTCATGAGCGGCTTTTGCACCGCTTTGGCGGATCAGGGCGTCGGGGTGCGTGCGATAAGGAACTCCCGAGCCGACGTTGAGGAGTTGTTGCGCTGGATTGAAGCGAACCACGGATCGTCGTTGGAATTCGCCGATCTGACCGAGCGTGAATTGGATCTATACCGCGAGCATTTGTCTCAGCGATTTCGGCCGAGCACTCTTCGGCGAAAGCTCGCAACTGCGAAGGTGTTCCTCGGATGGGTGCAGCGCGGGAGCAGCCGTCGAGTTCAGAGCGGCAAATACACCCGGGGAACCCCCAGCTCACGGAGAGAACAACTGAGATGGCTGAATTTCCATGAGATCGGTCAATATCGTACGGCGGTTGAGAAGAATGGCACGCTTGAAGATCGACTGATGATCGCGTTCCTTGCGGATGTGGGCCTTCGGATCAAGGAGATTTGTGGCCTGCGATGGGACGATGTGACTATCCGGGATTTCTCCGCGGACTTTCGAGTCGGCGAGAAGGCGAAACACCGTGTTCGTACAGTGCAGGCTGTGGGGAAAACCGTAGATCTGATACGGGATTGGGAGCGCGAAGTGCACTCTGCTTCAGGTCTCGTCTTCGAAGTGAATGGAGGTCCCATTTCCCCGCGATCGGTCCGCCGTCTGTGTGAACGGTTTGGGCGTATTTCAGGGCTTGCTGTCACGCCCTTCGAATTACGGAGGTCGCTCTCAGTGTCGCTAAGGCACTTCAGGCAAGAACGCGGTCCTGGATTGCCGTTTCACAGCGGAGCATTAGCAATGGATGGCTTGGATACGAGAGTCCAGGCGGCGAGATCCCGAGAGAAATCCTCGTATCCGAGGCGCCGGTTGGTTCCTGATGACACCTATATGGATATCGTTGTACCGGAGGTGTTGATAACGCAGGCCAACGACGAAGCGGTTTTCACGAGCGTCCGGTCTGGGATTCGCCGCGATCGCAAAATTAGGGAACAAGTTCTCAAACGGGCGAATGGAACATGCCAGCGGTGCGGGTTCAGATTTGCAAATCCCAATCTTCTCCAAATTCACCACATCGTCGCGGCTGCGGAGAAAAGGGACAATGTGAGCAACTGCGTCGCACTTTGTCCCACCTGCCATTGCCTTGCTCATTATGTCCCGGAGCAGGCGGAAATCGAAATACAACTGCTCCTTATCGTAAGAGGTGAACGTCTCGAGCTCTCCGGCAGTCGAACTCCCCTGGAGCGACTTTCACGGCGAAGTTCTGCGGTTCGGATGAGATCATAG
- a CDS encoding TniB family NTP-binding protein — translation MTSNKRANIPPRRTGNPFIDRLPSLLAEDVFSKRFRQVPFYEEEMRQASNEARLEYLLDILTYTCPLTRHYDLYLSIWQMLRHGYLMRDPTDPDFWPRWRVKMLALREDLSQWNMPKLRRKRPRPFVASPFDASLFGLSGNGKSTSEGRILRMFPQVIEHPRFNIRQLVWAEMETSTQSSTKDMLISAMAAVDDALGTSYALRFGKGEEYHLLFHVINIFHVNAVGLLVSDELQNLTNLKSRGADAILGFLLRLTNESKTPMMAMGTYEAEKMMKTLRMKRRWWRAGTPEWKPLDRQSEYMVFLAGLWPLQYTRDVTVRSPELEDRLYEESQGIPDYVVRLYILAQKYLIVRNDGGKRSETITPTLLSQIAREYLGPAHAVLQALRARDTELLKSLDDVELPPISQLITHRENSSTAAGSPKKPSSPTETSDSDEPTRRARPHTARNTSRNHNSVSPSACELLTTVGDGIGKPDVAHDRLRSAGVVKSGVEFWE, via the coding sequence ATGACTTCGAACAAACGCGCAAACATACCCCCCAGACGTACAGGCAATCCTTTCATCGATCGACTGCCATCGTTGCTTGCGGAGGACGTGTTTTCCAAGCGCTTTCGGCAGGTCCCATTTTACGAGGAGGAAATGAGACAAGCGAGCAATGAAGCGAGGCTCGAGTACCTGCTCGATATCCTCACATACACCTGTCCTCTGACTCGACACTACGATCTATATCTGTCGATCTGGCAAATGCTCCGGCATGGATACCTGATGCGCGATCCCACTGACCCAGATTTTTGGCCTCGTTGGCGGGTGAAGATGCTGGCCCTCAGGGAAGACTTGAGCCAATGGAATATGCCAAAACTGCGACGCAAGCGACCAAGACCGTTCGTCGCCTCGCCTTTTGACGCCTCTCTATTTGGGCTGTCTGGGAATGGCAAATCCACCTCTGAAGGTCGCATTCTGCGCATGTTCCCGCAGGTTATTGAGCATCCCCGATTCAACATCCGCCAACTCGTGTGGGCCGAAATGGAAACATCCACCCAGTCCTCGACCAAAGACATGCTGATTTCTGCGATGGCTGCAGTAGATGACGCCTTGGGAACAAGTTATGCCTTACGCTTCGGAAAGGGCGAAGAGTACCACCTTCTCTTCCACGTCATCAACATTTTCCATGTGAATGCGGTGGGATTACTTGTATCCGACGAATTGCAGAACCTGACAAACCTTAAGAGTCGCGGTGCTGATGCGATCCTTGGCTTCTTGCTTCGGCTCACGAATGAATCGAAGACGCCAATGATGGCGATGGGCACATACGAAGCGGAGAAAATGATGAAGACGCTTCGAATGAAGCGGCGGTGGTGGCGCGCTGGAACTCCGGAGTGGAAGCCGCTTGACCGACAGAGCGAATACATGGTCTTTCTCGCTGGGCTCTGGCCACTTCAATACACAAGGGACGTCACTGTTCGAAGCCCTGAGCTTGAGGATAGGTTGTACGAGGAGAGCCAAGGGATTCCGGACTATGTGGTTCGTCTGTACATCTTGGCACAGAAATATCTGATTGTCCGGAATGACGGCGGAAAGAGATCGGAAACGATTACACCAACTCTACTTTCTCAGATCGCACGTGAATACCTTGGACCCGCACACGCTGTTTTGCAAGCACTCCGCGCAAGGGACACTGAGTTGCTCAAATCTCTGGACGATGTGGAACTGCCGCCGATATCGCAGCTCATCACACATCGAGAAAATTCCTCAACGGCCGCTGGCTCTCCGAAGAAACCTTCCTCCCCAACTGAAACGAGCGATTCGGACGAGCCTACAAGACGAGCGCGGCCTCACACTGCGAGGAATACCTCGAGGAATCACAACAGCGTCTCCCCATCAGCTTGCGAGCTCCTAACCACCGTCGGCGACGGCATCGGCAAGCCTGATGTTGCTCACGACAGACTCAGGAGCGCAGGAGTAGTGAAATCTGGAGTCGAATTCTGGGAGTGA
- a CDS encoding 8-oxoguanine DNA glycosylase — translation MYSVIGGNSVQLKLPSPDQMVLPGIKWGGFDEILTPAYWRGQAWQHLALGTYSDLRLGDSLAEEVAACLLGGYGMPAGIAMGAYQRVRSLGLLRQTPSSADVERALEEPIQFGSALRKYRFARQKARYLSESLRMLEEFVEPSDDIEFRDALAHLPGIGLKTASWIVRNMRPGSRVAVVDVHILRAGRHIGLFPDGWIPEKNYRELEQQFVKFADALEINPSFLDALMWDYMRRFSEAVFRSGQNGHSKQLTLFEDTRQLMPA, via the coding sequence ATGTATTCAGTGATCGGTGGCAACAGCGTGCAACTGAAGCTTCCTTCGCCTGACCAGATGGTTCTTCCGGGCATCAAGTGGGGGGGCTTCGACGAGATTTTGACCCCGGCATACTGGAGAGGACAGGCTTGGCAGCATTTAGCACTCGGTACCTACTCTGACTTGCGCCTGGGCGACAGCCTAGCCGAAGAAGTTGCGGCATGTTTGCTGGGCGGCTATGGCATGCCAGCAGGCATTGCCATGGGCGCATATCAGCGAGTTCGCAGCCTTGGACTGCTACGGCAAACTCCTTCTTCGGCCGATGTTGAACGTGCGCTAGAGGAGCCCATACAGTTCGGAAGTGCTCTCAGGAAATACAGATTTGCGCGCCAGAAGGCACGGTACCTTAGCGAGAGCCTGCGCATGCTCGAGGAATTTGTTGAGCCGTCTGACGACATTGAATTCCGTGACGCACTGGCGCATTTGCCCGGAATAGGTTTGAAGACCGCTTCTTGGATCGTAAGGAATATGCGTCCCGGGAGTCGGGTGGCAGTGGTTGACGTCCATATCTTGCGGGCGGGGCGCCACATCGGACTGTTTCCTGATGGGTGGATACCGGAGAAAAATTACCGAGAACTAGAGCAACAATTCGTCAAATTCGCGGACGCACTCGAAATCAATCCGAGCTTCTTAGATGCGCTCATGTGGGACTACATGAGGCGCTTCTCTGAAGCAGTCTTTAGGTCCGGTCAGAACGGACACTCCAAACAGCTAACCCTCTTCGAGGACACGCGTCAACTGATGCCAGCCTAA
- a CDS encoding ParB/RepB/Spo0J family partition protein, which produces MSTLPKSAFQMLQLSRLHESPTNPRRVFDEAKLLELAASLKAQGLIQPIVARPNADGFEIVAGARRYRAAQLAELSEIPTRVVSLSDEQALEWQLIENSQRVDVHPYEEAQGFQRLLELPGYDVAALAEKTGKSESLVYARLALLQLIPAVAEAFQQERITASHATLIARLPRDRQKDAFEQCWRKDWQENEPHLLPAKYLSAWIANNVYLPLDEAPFDRDDASLNPDAGSCSACPRRSGYNTSLFSDVSGDQCMDSDCYYIKLSAHVQREVAAKPELVQIETAYRSPRERQPGTLSRNEYTDLEAPEDESENGEYVPPCEASKTAIVVYGDGAGTTRQVCTDPDCPVHHPRRVAPIDPEAEARQREFEKEQAQRKRLLKRRTEAFNRILDNAPTTFNGPQLRIVLRALINIDAYDFTDDVAAHFVGDDENNQQSAEEVLLSVVDGMEDDKLPAFALRLSLTGHVDIPSEGETDHLIEAEKLFAPAQPKTATKKPSANATKKKANAKTKSAKKKSSKRVAA; this is translated from the coding sequence ATGAGCACACTTCCCAAGTCAGCATTCCAGATGCTTCAGCTTTCACGACTCCACGAGTCCCCAACCAATCCCCGGCGGGTTTTTGACGAAGCTAAACTGCTGGAGCTTGCCGCCAGCCTGAAAGCGCAGGGGCTGATCCAGCCTATTGTCGCCCGACCAAATGCCGATGGCTTCGAGATAGTCGCTGGCGCACGTCGCTACCGCGCTGCGCAGCTTGCGGAGCTTTCGGAAATTCCCACACGTGTCGTCTCTCTGAGCGATGAGCAAGCGCTTGAGTGGCAGTTGATTGAAAACAGCCAACGAGTCGATGTGCATCCCTACGAAGAGGCCCAGGGCTTCCAAAGGCTCCTTGAACTCCCCGGTTACGACGTAGCTGCCTTGGCAGAAAAGACCGGCAAGAGCGAGAGCCTTGTCTACGCCCGTCTCGCATTGCTTCAACTCATCCCCGCGGTTGCCGAAGCATTCCAACAGGAGCGCATTACAGCCAGCCATGCCACGCTAATTGCGCGGCTTCCTCGGGATCGCCAGAAGGACGCCTTCGAACAGTGCTGGCGCAAAGACTGGCAGGAAAATGAACCACACCTGCTCCCTGCCAAATATCTCTCGGCATGGATAGCCAACAACGTCTACCTTCCGCTGGACGAAGCACCTTTTGACCGCGACGATGCGAGCCTCAATCCCGATGCGGGATCGTGCTCAGCCTGCCCACGTCGAAGCGGATATAACACCTCTCTGTTCTCCGATGTTTCTGGAGACCAGTGCATGGATTCCGATTGCTATTACATCAAGCTCTCGGCACATGTCCAGCGCGAGGTTGCCGCGAAGCCTGAACTGGTTCAGATAGAAACCGCCTATCGGAGTCCGAGGGAACGGCAGCCAGGCACGCTGTCTCGCAACGAATACACCGATCTCGAAGCGCCTGAAGATGAGAGCGAAAATGGCGAGTACGTCCCGCCGTGTGAAGCGTCAAAGACGGCCATAGTCGTTTATGGTGATGGCGCAGGGACCACCCGGCAAGTCTGCACAGATCCCGACTGCCCCGTTCATCATCCGCGCAGAGTCGCTCCCATCGACCCAGAGGCCGAGGCTAGACAGCGAGAATTTGAGAAGGAGCAGGCACAACGCAAACGCCTCCTGAAACGCCGAACCGAGGCGTTCAATCGCATTCTCGACAATGCACCCACGACATTCAACGGGCCGCAGCTCCGCATTGTCCTTCGAGCCCTCATCAACATCGACGCATACGACTTTACTGACGATGTGGCAGCACATTTCGTCGGCGACGACGAAAACAACCAGCAAAGCGCCGAGGAAGTGCTGCTCTCTGTAGTGGACGGAATGGAAGACGACAAGCTCCCTGCGTTCGCCCTTCGGCTGTCGCTCACCGGCCATGTTGACATTCCAAGCGAGGGGGAGACGGATCATCTGATCGAAGCGGAGAAGTTGTTCGCTCCCGCTCAACCCAAGACGGCAACCAAGAAGCCTTCTGCGAATGCGACGAAGAAGAAGGCAAACGCCAAGACAAAATCAGCCAAGAAAAAGTCCAGCAAGAGAGTCGCGGCCTAA